A stretch of the Simiduia curdlanivorans genome encodes the following:
- a CDS encoding flagellar basal body P-ring protein FlgI has protein sequence MKNIIAGIAVLSTLLLCAHVQAERVKDIANVEGVRSNQLVGYGLVVGLNGTGDQTNQTPFTVQSFMNMLNQFGIALPQGIKLQLKNIAAVTVHAEMPPFSKPGQTLDITVSSIGNAKSLRGGSLIMTPLKGIDGQVYAVAQGNLVVGGFGGEGNDGSKVTVNVPSVGRIPSGAMVEREVPNQFDNGRAIVFNLHRPDFTTAKQVAESINSLLGPDVAAPKDAVSIAVQAPIDPAQRVNFLSLLENIEVVLGEEPARVVINSRTGTIVVGQHVRVSPVAVTHGSLTVTVSESLQVSQPNALGEGQTVVVPQSNVGVEEDINPMFKFDSGTSLDDIVRAVNQVGAAPGDLMAILEALKQSGALRAELIVI, from the coding sequence ATGAAAAATATTATCGCTGGCATCGCGGTCTTATCGACTTTGTTGCTATGCGCTCATGTGCAAGCAGAAAGAGTTAAGGATATTGCCAATGTCGAAGGGGTTAGAAGCAATCAGCTGGTGGGTTACGGCTTAGTTGTTGGCCTGAATGGCACCGGTGATCAAACCAATCAAACGCCCTTTACCGTACAATCGTTTATGAACATGTTAAATCAGTTTGGTATCGCATTACCCCAGGGTATTAAACTGCAGTTAAAAAATATTGCAGCGGTCACAGTGCACGCGGAAATGCCACCTTTTTCCAAGCCAGGGCAAACCCTAGATATCACGGTTTCTTCTATTGGTAACGCTAAAAGTCTACGCGGTGGCAGCCTGATCATGACGCCATTAAAAGGCATTGATGGCCAAGTTTACGCAGTTGCGCAAGGCAATTTAGTGGTGGGCGGTTTTGGCGGCGAAGGCAATGACGGCTCGAAAGTGACCGTTAATGTTCCCAGTGTTGGCCGCATTCCCAGCGGTGCGATGGTGGAGCGCGAAGTGCCCAATCAATTCGATAATGGCCGCGCCATTGTCTTCAATTTGCATCGGCCAGATTTCACCACCGCCAAGCAAGTCGCTGAAAGCATTAATAGCCTGCTTGGGCCAGATGTTGCCGCCCCTAAAGACGCTGTCTCCATTGCCGTGCAGGCGCCAATTGACCCTGCCCAGCGGGTTAACTTTTTGTCGCTGTTAGAAAATATTGAGGTCGTTTTAGGCGAGGAGCCGGCCCGGGTAGTGATTAATTCTCGCACCGGCACCATTGTGGTTGGTCAGCATGTCAGGGTGTCTCCAGTTGCGGTGACTCACGGTAGTTTGACCGTGACCGTATCCGAATCTTTACAAGTTAGTCAGCCCAATGCCTTGGGCGAGGGACAAACCGTGGTTGTGCCGCAGAGTAACGTTGGCGTGGAAGAGGATATTAACCCTATGTTCAAATTCGATTCCGGTACCAGCTTGGACGATATCGTTCGCGCCGTGAATCAAGTGGGGGCAGCCCCAGGAGATTTGATGGCCATTCTCGAGGCGCTGAAACAATCGGGCGCGCTGCGCGCAGAACTTATTGTGATCTAA
- the flgK gene encoding flagellar hook-associated protein FlgK — protein MADLLGISISGLKFSQSALKTTSHNITNADTAGFSRQRALAVTNPATLLGGNYAGNGVSLDSIERIASQFAIDQLRSDTTLYSELDTFNDSIQQVDSLLSDPSTGIAAGLQTFFAAVQNGANDPTSIPSRQLIVSEASNLATRFNTLYDRFNALNNGITQQLDTAIAQINSLTSVIAELNGKISLAFGAGQGAEPNDLLDQRDEALRQLATFVSVSTFDQGDNQINVLVGNGQPLVVGATSRNLRIEDGLLDASKSDIVFDSNNGPQRITDLISGGSVGGLLKFRDQILDPAINEIGRLAIVLGESFNEIHTQGLDLNGDFGADFFSDANDPLVAASRVKASSGNLPPDDRRLMLNIVDVSSLTASDYEMKMGPSGTYTITKLSDDSIAAKGIMATSFPFEVEFDGLSLEFSGGSFTNGDRFLLQPTRLGARSIDAQITRTEEIAFASPVVTDSSLANQGNGAISAGEVLSTTDANGNLLPLFSDAGKFSPPLIVKFTTPTSYDILDNSDPGNPVQLDPPIRNQRFVPGLSNPLFSEDPGSTLVSSNGRAIGLPSGSSPLLQASLQPTGAVAPNYGVFDFSATTNQFSFDVVVSNTLNGVNDGTFVVTINSPSILDDASLLADINDDLAASNVVAYIDQNGELAFRMRSLGYGDVSLQNYNGDPDGNADFAPAGQANNLLGFNVEGAAFTTAGGASGVSGQGVVGNRYPSEIIRINSVSPSTGLPVTTSLTTTQNGSARLLASSLSNIAGVTATAHTHVKIDNLNLTRVEPLQLTLNGENLLEYVIDPNTGASVLANNIPDPATDQPAFINYLNDRIGANSSLSAVGVYASVYVDASTGRTSLSVTSSLGDDLDFRLTAAAGNTVDVGDGVNSQMRLTANGPGVQSGVVVGGRVDVTLAEGYTMTTLPTVSQLFGNSGAANFQQSKYVGIQASIDGHPVTGDVFTLDFNLDASADNRNALNMVDLELERIVDGGKNTFSSAYGKVVEEVGTKTASSKINRDAAEKILSQSQTLRDSISGVNLEEEAANLIRFEQLYNANAQAISVARDLFDRLLSSF, from the coding sequence ATGGCCGACTTATTAGGAATCAGTATCAGTGGTTTAAAATTTAGCCAATCTGCGCTGAAAACCACGAGTCATAATATTACCAATGCGGATACAGCTGGCTTTTCACGTCAGCGAGCTTTGGCGGTAACCAACCCTGCGACCTTATTGGGTGGAAATTATGCCGGTAACGGCGTTAGCTTGGATTCCATTGAACGCATCGCGAGCCAGTTCGCCATTGATCAGCTCCGTTCTGATACCACGCTGTACAGTGAGCTCGACACCTTCAATGACAGTATTCAACAGGTGGACTCATTACTTTCAGACCCTTCTACGGGTATAGCTGCAGGGCTACAAACTTTTTTTGCAGCCGTTCAAAACGGTGCGAATGATCCAACCTCAATTCCATCTCGTCAATTAATTGTCAGCGAAGCGAGCAATCTGGCCACGCGCTTCAACACACTCTACGACCGATTTAATGCGTTGAATAATGGAATAACCCAGCAACTGGACACGGCCATTGCGCAAATTAATTCACTGACATCGGTTATTGCCGAGCTCAATGGGAAAATTTCACTGGCCTTCGGTGCAGGGCAGGGAGCCGAGCCGAATGACTTACTCGACCAACGGGATGAGGCGCTGCGGCAATTAGCGACATTTGTTTCGGTGAGTACCTTTGATCAAGGTGATAATCAAATCAACGTGCTCGTTGGCAATGGTCAGCCATTAGTCGTGGGCGCCACTTCCCGCAACTTGCGCATTGAGGATGGGCTGTTAGACGCCTCCAAGTCCGATATTGTCTTTGATTCCAACAATGGGCCGCAGCGTATTACCGATTTGATTAGCGGTGGTAGTGTTGGTGGGTTGTTAAAGTTTCGCGATCAAATACTCGACCCAGCCATTAATGAAATTGGTCGTTTAGCCATAGTGTTAGGCGAGTCCTTCAACGAGATTCACACCCAAGGCCTCGACCTAAATGGTGACTTTGGCGCTGACTTTTTCAGCGATGCCAATGATCCTCTGGTTGCCGCATCGAGGGTAAAAGCCAGCTCGGGAAATTTGCCGCCAGACGATCGTCGACTGATGCTGAATATAGTGGATGTGTCATCTTTAACCGCGTCAGATTACGAGATGAAGATGGGCCCAAGTGGTACCTACACCATTACCAAATTGAGTGATGATAGTATTGCAGCAAAAGGCATTATGGCAACGTCATTTCCTTTTGAGGTTGAGTTTGATGGTTTGTCGTTGGAATTTTCTGGTGGCTCCTTCACCAATGGCGATCGATTCCTACTTCAGCCAACGCGCTTGGGGGCACGCTCCATCGATGCGCAAATTACTCGTACCGAGGAAATCGCCTTCGCGTCGCCAGTGGTTACCGATAGTAGCTTGGCCAACCAAGGCAATGGTGCGATTAGTGCTGGTGAAGTGCTATCCACCACCGATGCAAACGGTAATTTGCTGCCGCTTTTTTCAGATGCCGGTAAATTTTCACCTCCGCTAATCGTAAAATTTACCACGCCCACCAGTTATGACATTTTAGACAACTCTGATCCTGGAAATCCGGTTCAGCTAGATCCACCCATTCGCAATCAACGCTTCGTGCCAGGCCTGTCCAATCCATTGTTTTCTGAAGACCCTGGTTCAACATTGGTAAGCTCAAACGGTAGGGCCATAGGCTTGCCGAGTGGAAGCTCGCCGTTACTGCAAGCGTCGCTACAGCCAACGGGAGCGGTAGCGCCAAACTATGGTGTCTTCGATTTCTCGGCTACCACAAATCAGTTTTCCTTCGATGTTGTGGTGAGTAATACACTCAATGGTGTAAACGATGGCACCTTTGTCGTCACCATTAATAGCCCCTCAATTCTAGATGACGCGTCGCTGCTGGCCGATATTAACGACGATTTAGCCGCATCCAATGTTGTGGCCTACATAGATCAAAATGGCGAGTTAGCGTTTCGAATGAGAAGCCTGGGTTATGGTGATGTGTCATTGCAGAATTATAATGGCGATCCTGATGGCAATGCTGACTTCGCACCCGCTGGGCAAGCGAATAATTTACTGGGCTTTAACGTTGAAGGCGCTGCATTTACTACTGCGGGCGGCGCTAGTGGCGTTTCCGGGCAAGGTGTGGTCGGAAATCGCTATCCTTCTGAAATCATTCGTATTAACAGTGTGAGCCCGAGCACGGGTTTACCTGTCACCACGTCGCTGACAACAACTCAGAATGGCAGCGCCCGTTTATTAGCGAGCAGTTTGTCAAATATTGCTGGTGTCACCGCCACGGCCCACACCCATGTAAAAATTGATAACCTAAACCTTACCAGAGTAGAGCCCTTACAGTTAACGCTCAACGGTGAAAATCTACTTGAATATGTCATCGATCCCAACACCGGAGCGAGTGTCCTAGCCAATAATATCCCTGACCCCGCTACCGATCAGCCCGCCTTTATCAATTATCTGAACGACCGAATTGGTGCCAACAGTAGCTTAAGCGCCGTCGGTGTTTATGCGTCAGTTTACGTGGACGCGTCAACCGGCCGAACCAGCCTTAGTGTGACATCGAGCCTCGGTGACGATTTAGATTTCCGTTTAACGGCAGCAGCCGGCAACACCGTCGACGTGGGTGATGGTGTTAATAGCCAAATGCGTTTAACCGCTAATGGCCCTGGCGTTCAGTCCGGCGTAGTGGTTGGTGGCAGAGTGGATGTAACGCTCGCCGAGGGTTATACCATGACGACTTTGCCGACGGTTAGTCAATTATTTGGTAATAGTGGCGCGGCGAATTTTCAACAATCAAAGTACGTGGGTATTCAAGCTTCTATCGACGGTCACCCTGTAACGGGTGACGTATTTACCTTGGATTTTAACCTTGACGCGTCTGCGGACAATCGCAATGCGTTGAACATGGTCGATTTGGAGCTCGAGCGAATTGTCGATGGCGGAAAAAATACCTTCTCTAGCGCCTATGGAAAAGTGGTGGAAGAGGTAGGGACGAAAACAGCGTCTTCCAAAATAAATCGCGATGCGGCGGAAAAGATTCTCTCGCAGAGTCAGACCTTAAGAGATTCGATTTCGGGTGTGAACTTAGAGGAAGAGGCCGCCAATTTGATACGATTTGAACAACTCTACAATGCCAATGCGCAAGCAATATCCGTTGCTAGGGATTTGTTTGACCGCTTGCTTAGCAGCTTTTAG
- the flgJ gene encoding flagellar assembly peptidoglycan hydrolase FlgJ: MTNFVNTTTQLRDNFTDLNSLNSIKKMGRNGDEQALKEVAKQFEALFVQQLLKTMRATEDVFSEGNYDQSNEMKFHRDLMDQQMSLELTKGSGLGLAEALFNQMKAQYGSKLPSGGSAETRDPVVASTGAKQNQNSTAYANSAQVRTEQIAPIVEAQPLDVTEKISSFVDDIYDVAVEAADKLGVKVESVIAQAALETGWGQHTLADADGNSSYNFFNIKAGTRWQGDTISRVVQEFDEGLATLEQAKFRVYPSVTSAFSDFMSFLSDSPRYQHVLGQSSPKDYGTALQAAGYATDPHYADKIARIASNPVLQQALARKLL, translated from the coding sequence ATGACTAACTTCGTCAATACCACGACACAGCTTCGCGACAATTTTACTGATCTCAATAGTTTAAATAGCATTAAAAAGATGGGCCGCAACGGTGATGAGCAGGCGCTTAAGGAGGTTGCCAAGCAGTTTGAGGCGTTGTTTGTACAGCAATTATTGAAAACCATGCGCGCCACCGAAGATGTGTTTTCCGAAGGCAACTACGATCAATCCAATGAAATGAAATTTCACCGGGACTTGATGGATCAACAAATGTCCTTGGAATTGACGAAGGGCTCTGGCCTAGGTTTGGCAGAGGCATTATTTAATCAAATGAAAGCGCAATACGGCAGTAAATTGCCGTCGGGCGGAAGCGCTGAGACGCGCGACCCGGTGGTGGCCAGCACGGGTGCCAAGCAAAATCAGAATTCTACCGCTTACGCTAACTCGGCCCAAGTTCGCACTGAACAGATAGCCCCAATCGTTGAAGCTCAGCCATTAGACGTGACAGAAAAAATCTCTAGCTTTGTCGATGATATCTATGATGTTGCAGTTGAGGCGGCGGACAAACTCGGGGTAAAGGTTGAGTCGGTGATTGCGCAAGCTGCTTTGGAAACCGGGTGGGGCCAACACACCCTGGCCGACGCCGACGGTAATAGCAGTTATAATTTTTTCAACATTAAAGCGGGTACCCGTTGGCAGGGCGACACTATTTCCCGTGTGGTGCAAGAGTTTGACGAAGGTTTAGCGACACTCGAGCAGGCGAAATTCAGGGTTTACCCCTCGGTCACTAGCGCATTTTCTGACTTCATGTCGTTTCTAAGCGATTCGCCGCGCTATCAACATGTTCTGGGCCAAAGTTCGCCGAAAGATTACGGTACGGCCCTGCAAGCGGCAGGCTATGCAACCGACCCTCATTACGCAGATAAAATTGCGCGTATCGCAAGCAATCCCGTTTTGCAGCAGGCATTGGCTCGAAAGTTGCTCTAG